The DNA sequence GTGGACGAGGTCCGGGCGCCGGTCTACATCTCGGCCGGCGTGAACGACCCCCGGTGCCCCATACGCCAGGTGGAGAACTACGTGCGGCGGCTCGAGGAGCGCGGTCACCCGCACGAGGTGTACCGGTACGACGCCGGCCACGGCTCGCTGGTCGTGGAGGAGCGGATCAAGCAGCTCCGGCTGGAGATCGCTTTCGCGGAGCGTCACCTGGGCCTTCGGGACGGCCGCCCGGAGCACCGGAGCGCCGCACCGGCGTGATGCCGGTGTCGGGTAGCCGGGCATGAGGCGCCCGGACATCGGGCGCCCCGGATATCGGGCGCCCCGGATATCGGATGGCCCGTACATCGGGCGCCCGGCGCGAGGTGCAGGTGCGTCGTGCAGTGCAGGTGCAGGTGCCGGGCCCCGGCCGGAAGCGGGGCTCTGCGTCCGGCGGCGGGCGGGGTCCGGCCGGGAACCGGTTCGTCAGGCCACGGGGGTCTGGTCGGGCGCAGCGGCTTGGCCAGCCGCCGGGGTCTTGCCCGCCGCGGTGGGTGCGGCGGATGCGGCCGATGCCGTGGCCGCGGCGACCGGACCCGGGTCCGGGGCGAGGCCCAGGGCAGCGTCCCGCGCGGCCTCGGCCTCGCGACGGAACAGCCGGAACCACATGAAGAGCACGAAGCCCACGAAGACGAACCACTCACCGGTGTAACCGAGGTTCTGGAACGCCTTGAGGTCCAGGCCGGTGTTGGGCGGAGCGGCCGGGGGCACCGGGGTCAGGGGGGCGGGCGCGTCCGTCGCCGTGATCCAGGCGTCGTACACCTGATAGGGAAGGAGGTTGACCAGTGAAGCGGCACTGATGACGCCCAGTTGGCCGGCGGGCAGGCCGCCGGTGTGCACGCCCTTCGACGTCGCGCTCTCCGACGACTGGAGCGCGCCGGCGACGGTGACCCGGCCGGGCGGCGGGGCCGGCACCTTGGCCGTGTCCGCCTTGGAGTCGGCGTCACCGGGCACCCAGCCGCGGACCACGGGCAGCGCCTTGCCGTCGTCGGTGCGCAGCGGCGTCAGGACGTAGAAGCCCTTGCGGTCGTCGAGGTCGCGGTCGGGCACGAGCAGCTGGTGCTCGGTGTCGTAGCGGCCGGTGGCACTGGCCTTGCGTCCCGAGGTCTCCGTCGTCACCGGCAGCAGGTCGCGCAGCGGCGTGGCGGCGGCACGGCGCGCCTCGTCGGCCTGGGTCTGCTGTTCGTGGTGCGAGTCGACGCGGGTCTCGAAGCGGCCGAGCTGCCAGCTGCCCATGAAGAGGCAGAAGGGGATGGCGAGCACGGCGAAGACGTTGATCCCCCACCAGCGAGGAGTCAGCAGGAACCGGTACACACGTCCACGGTACGGGGAACGCGGAGCGTGACGGCAGGCGGCCCTCGGGTTGGGCCGCCCCTCGGAGGCCGGTTCGCGGTCTACGTGGGCGGGGCGACGGCCGGGAGGGCGCCCGTGTGGTAGACGGTCCCGGCGCACGCGTCGGGGATGCGGGCCTCCGCCGCGGCCGGTTCACCGGCCACCGGGGTGTTGGTGAGGGTGACGCTGCCCGTCGGCGCCGGCGGGGCGGGCGTCTCGGGCGGCACGACGGCGGGAGGGGAGGGTGAGATTGAGGCGGCGGGGGCGTCGGCGTCCCGGCCGACCGATTTGCCGGGGGCACTGGCGGCGGGGGGCGGCGTGGCGGTGCCGGCGGCTTTAGTACAGCCCGCCGATCCGCTGCTCGTGGCGGGGATCCAGGCGAACTTCACCTCGTACGCCTGCCCCGGTCGGAGGACCACCGTGCTGGGTGCCCGCTCAGGGTCGGGGAGGCCGGCCGCCGGGTCGCCGGCGGTGTGGTCCACGACGGAGACGCGCGCCTTCTGCGCGCCGCCTCCGGTCTGGGCGACGAGTTCTCCGGGGCCGGTCACGGCGCACAGGGCGTGCGAGACGTTGACGATGCGGAAGGCGCCGTACACGCGGCCCGTGCCGTCGGCGGCGCCGACCGTCCCCGACCCCTTGCCGAGCTGGGCGCGGTCGCAGGTCGGAGCGGCGGCGCTGAAGGTGACGCCGGGGGTCGGGGAGGTGCTGCCGGCGGTGCCGTGGGGACGGCTCGGTTCCCGGCTCGCCTCGGGGGTGCCGGCCTCACCGCCCGGCTGCTCGACGCGGTGCTCGCCACGGGCGGCCGTTCCGCCGCCGGGCCGTGCGGTATCGGCGGGGCCGCCGTCGCGTTCTCCCGCGCCGACCGTCTCCTCGGCGTGCCGGTGGCTGTTCGCGGCGTTGGCGGGGCGGTCGTCGGAGCCGAGGACTCCGACGGTGTCGGCGACGTGCATCAGGGCGGGCACCGCCGCCCCCACCAGCACCACGGCCGCCACCGCGCCGCCCAGCGCCTGACGTCGGCGGGTGCGCCGGGCGGGTACGGCACGGCGCAGGTGTTCCAGCGCGTCGTCGGAGGGTTCGAGGTTCTCGACGGCCCCCTGCAGCATCCGGCGCAGCGCCTGCTCGTCGAGGGGCCGGCCGTCGAGGGGCCGGTCGTCGCTTTGGGGGCTTCCGTAAGGCTGCGCGCCGTGCGGCTGCGCGCCAGGCGAGGGTGCGCCGAGTGAGTGCGCGCCATGCGGCTGGATGTCGTGCGGCCGTGAGTCGTGCGGTTGCCCGTCGTACGGCTGCGCCTCGTGCGGCCGCTCAGCGTGCGACTGCGAGTCATGCGGCCGTGAGTCGTGCGACTGCGAGTCGTGTGGGCGTCGGTCCGGAAACTGGTCGTTCACGTGCTGCTCGTTCGGGTGCTGTTCGCCCGGGCGCGGCGGTGCGGCGGGCGGCGGTGCGGCGGGCGGCGGTGCGGCGGGCGGCGGTCCGGGGTGGGGGGACGTCGGATCGTTCGGGGAGGATGTCCATCGGTTGCCGTGGCGGCCGCGGAAGCGGCCGTCGCCCGGATTGCGGTGGTTCATGCCGGAGCCTCCATGGCGACACGGAGCGCGGCGATGCCCCGTGAGCCGTACGCCTTGACCGAGCCGATCGAGAGGCCCAGCACCTCGGCGACCTGGGCCTCGGTCATGTCGGCGAAGTACCGCAGGACGAGCACCTCACGCTGCCGGCGCTGCAGGCCGCGCATCGCCTTGATCAATTGGTCTCGCTCCAGCTGTTCGTACGCCCCCTCCTCGGCGCTCGCCATGTCGGGCATCGGCTTGGAGAGCAGCTTGAGACCCAGGATGCGGCGGCGCAGCGCGGAGCGGGACAGGTTGACGACAGTCTGCCGCAGGTAGGCCAGGGTCTTTTCCGGCTCGCGGACCCGGTTACGGGCGGAATGCACCCGGATGAAAGCTTCCTGCACGACGTCCTCGCAGGACGCGGTGTCGTCCAGGAGCAGCGCGGCCAGTCCGAGCAGCGACCGGTAGTGCGCCCGGTAGGTCTCCGTGAGGTGATCGACCGTGGTGCCGACGGCCATCGCCGCGTCGGCGGTCCCCGGCCGGACGTCGGCGTCCTGACGCGCCCCGGGCTGCTGCAGCGCGGTCACCGAAGCATGGGTCGCCACGCTCTGGGCTTCACCGGTCTGCGCGTCGGCGGCCCGGCCCCGGGTGGGCTGGGCCGGGATGCGAGCCGTCCGCTCGGACGTGGCGGACGAGGCAGAGGGAGCAGACGAAGCAGCGCCGGATTCAGAGCCCGGAGCGGGAGACGACGGGGGCCAAGGGGCGATCACCGGCATACCGCCCACAGCCCGCGTACGCGAGCGCGCGGCGACGCTTCCGCGCCTCGGGACCGTTGCGATGCTGATGACCTCTGCCACGTCTGTTGGACACGCTTCCCCCCGACAGGGTTGTACGCGCTCGGCGCCCCGGCCGCCGACGTGTCACGGACCGCCGCGCCGTGTGCCGCCATGCGTACCAGCCCTCCTCATGCCGCGAAACGCCCTGATCCCCGGCCGCCTTGAGCGAAGGCGGCGAGCAGGCCCCCGCCGGGCGGCCGGTCCTGGCGCCGGACGGGCACCGCGGTCCTGCCGTGCCCATGCCGCCGCCGGCCAGGGCGGCGGAAAGCGCGCGAAACGGGAAGCGCCTGCTCGAACGGAGCGTCCGCGCAGTTCAAGGGGCCCGGACCAATGGCTTGATCACAGAACCTTCACACGTTCCCCAGTATTGCGGAGCACCCGTCCCCGCCGCCACGAGTTCGGCAATCCGGGGACGGCGGGATACGGACCCGGAGCCACCGCTCGGACGCTCACCGACGGCGGGCGCGGCGGACGCGAGGAGACAAACCATCTGCCCCGCAAGCCCGTTGACGAAACAGGCGGCGCCGATGTCGTCATGACGACGGCGCCGCCGGTCCTGCCCCCCCTGTGACCGTCAGCGGGTCAGCGCCCGGTGCCGCCGTACACGACCGCCTCGTCCGTGTCGCTGTCCAGGCCGAACGCGGTGTGGACGGCGCGGACGGCCTCGTTCACGTCGTCGGCGCGCGTGACGACCGAGATGCGGATCTCGGAGGTCGAGATGAGCTCGATGTTCACGCCCGCGTTGGACAGCGCCTCGAAGAAGGCCGCCGTGACCCCGGGGTTGGTCTTCATCCCCGCGCCGACCAGCGAGATCTTGGCGATCTGGTCGTCGTAACGCAGGTGCTCGAAGCCGACGCGGCCCTTGGTCTTCTCCAGCGCCTCGATCGCCTTGCGGCCCTCGGCCTTCGGCAGGGTGAAGGAGATGTCCGTCAGACCGGTGGACGCCGCCGAGACGTTCTGGACCACCATGTCGATGTTGATCTCGGCGTCCGCGACCGCGCGGAAGATCGTCGCGGCCTCACCCGGCTTGTCGGGCACCCCGACGACCGTGACCTTCGCCTCGGACGTGTCGTGCGCGACACCCGAGATGATCGCCTGCTCCACCGGCTGACCTCCTGGAGGCTCGTTGCTCACCCATGTGCCCTTGAGCCCCGAGAAGGACGACCGCACATGGATCGGGATGTTGTAACGGCGCGCGTACTCGACGCAGCGGTGCAGCAGCACCTTGGAACCGGAGCTCGCCAGCTCCAGCATGTCCTCGAACGAGATCCACTCGATCTTGCGCGCCTTCTTCACCACACGCGGGTCGGCGGTGAACACGCCGTCGACGTCCGTGTAGATCTCGCAGACCTCGGCGTCCAGCGCGGCGGCGAGGGCGACGGCGGTGGTGTCCGACCCGCCCCGGCCCAGCGTCGTGATGTCCTTCTTGTCCTGGGACACACCCTGGAAGCCGGCCACGATCGCGATGTTGCCCGCGTCGACCGACTGCTGGATGCGCCCGGGCGTGACATCGATGATGCGCGCCTTGTTGTGGACCGAGTCCGTGATGACGCCGGCCTGGCTGCCCGTGAACGACTGCGCTTCATGGCCGAGCGTTTTGATCGCCATGGCCAGCAGCGCCATGGAGATTCGCTCTCCGGCGGTCAGCAGCATGTCGAACTCTCGCCCGGCAGGGATCGGCGATACCTGCTCGGCGAGGTCGATCAGCTCATCCGTCGTGTCACCCATCGCGGAAACCACGACAACGACCTGGTGGCCGTTCTTCTTGGCTTCCACGATTCGCTTGGCAACCCGCTTGATGCCTTCGGCATCGGCAACGGAGGAGCCTCCGTACTTCTGCACGACAAGGCCCACGTGCGCTCCTCGCAGCTCTGTGTAATGCGGTCGGCTCAGTCTAACGAGCGGCGGGAATGCGCCCCGGGGGAGCCGCATGCTGAGACGTCGTCGCCCGTTTCTCCGGGCGCATCCGGGGGCTTCCGGATGCGCCCGTAAGGGGCGCGGGAAAGCCCCGACGAGCCCCTTACGGGAACTCCGGGGCGCCCCCTGCGGGAGAAACGGGAGTTCTTGCGGTGGGGGTCCCCTAGCGGACGTACTTTTTCAACTGGTCTGTCTCCAGGGCGATGCCGACCGGGTCGGGAATCTCCACGACCGACCCGTACGGGTACGAATTCCGGGTCCGGTACTTCCCCTTCTCCGGCTCGCCGTAGACGGTCACCTCGCACGCGTCACGATCGATGAGCAGATAGACGGGGATGCCCGCGGCGGCGTACCCGTCGCGCCTCTCCCTACGATCCCGCCGGTCGGTGTCACCGTCGTACGACGTCACCTCGACCGCCATCAGCACACCATCCGGGTCCACCCACTCCCCCTGCCCGACGAAGTGGTCGCGGGGCACGAGCGCGCCGTCCGCACGCGCCCGGCCGGTGCGGCAGCTCTCCACCTTGAGCCCCTGCTCTGGGTATAGACGCAGTTCAGAGCGTTGCTGCATGCATCGCTCCAAGAGCCACATGATGATCGCTCCGCGATCCCCGTCCGGCACCGGCTTGACCTCTAGCTTCCCGTTGACGAATTCCAGGCGCACGGTCTCTGGTGCCGCGTGCGCGAGCTCTTCGAAGTCCTCGACGCTCATCTGGGGCCGGCCGGCGGCGCTGCGTGTCATGGTGTCGCCTCCTCGCCCCCATGGCGCCCCTACGGGAGCGTCCTGTGTGAC is a window from the Streptomyces mobaraensis genome containing:
- a CDS encoding SURF1 family protein, translating into MYRFLLTPRWWGINVFAVLAIPFCLFMGSWQLGRFETRVDSHHEQQTQADEARRAAATPLRDLLPVTTETSGRKASATGRYDTEHQLLVPDRDLDDRKGFYVLTPLRTDDGKALPVVRGWVPGDADSKADTAKVPAPPPGRVTVAGALQSSESATSKGVHTGGLPAGQLGVISAASLVNLLPYQVYDAWITATDAPAPLTPVPPAAPPNTGLDLKAFQNLGYTGEWFVFVGFVLFMWFRLFRREAEAARDAALGLAPDPGPVAAATASAASAAPTAAGKTPAAGQAAAPDQTPVA
- a CDS encoding SigE family RNA polymerase sigma factor codes for the protein MATHASVTALQQPGARQDADVRPGTADAAMAVGTTVDHLTETYRAHYRSLLGLAALLLDDTASCEDVVQEAFIRVHSARNRVREPEKTLAYLRQTVVNLSRSALRRRILGLKLLSKPMPDMASAEEGAYEQLERDQLIKAMRGLQRRQREVLVLRYFADMTEAQVAEVLGLSIGSVKAYGSRGIAALRVAMEAPA
- a CDS encoding aspartate kinase, translated to MGLVVQKYGGSSVADAEGIKRVAKRIVEAKKNGHQVVVVVSAMGDTTDELIDLAEQVSPIPAGREFDMLLTAGERISMALLAMAIKTLGHEAQSFTGSQAGVITDSVHNKARIIDVTPGRIQQSVDAGNIAIVAGFQGVSQDKKDITTLGRGGSDTTAVALAAALDAEVCEIYTDVDGVFTADPRVVKKARKIEWISFEDMLELASSGSKVLLHRCVEYARRYNIPIHVRSSFSGLKGTWVSNEPPGGQPVEQAIISGVAHDTSEAKVTVVGVPDKPGEAATIFRAVADAEINIDMVVQNVSAASTGLTDISFTLPKAEGRKAIEALEKTKGRVGFEHLRYDDQIAKISLVGAGMKTNPGVTAAFFEALSNAGVNIELISTSEIRISVVTRADDVNEAVRAVHTAFGLDSDTDEAVVYGGTGR
- a CDS encoding Uma2 family endonuclease, producing the protein MTRSAAGRPQMSVEDFEELAHAAPETVRLEFVNGKLEVKPVPDGDRGAIIMWLLERCMQQRSELRLYPEQGLKVESCRTGRARADGALVPRDHFVGQGEWVDPDGVLMAVEVTSYDGDTDRRDRRERRDGYAAAGIPVYLLIDRDACEVTVYGEPEKGKYRTRNSYPYGSVVEIPDPVGIALETDQLKKYVR